One Carassius carassius chromosome 28, fCarCar2.1, whole genome shotgun sequence genomic window carries:
- the rhbdd1 gene encoding rhomboid-related protein 4 isoform X1, with protein sequence MWLCILVANNPLYVFQMRNRHRGSNLGLLLLASQVFQLGIDNIPPVTLATLGLNVYLFLFPFKPLLQACLSVREAYWYRDWSRLLLSPFHHADDMHLYFNMASLLWKGIRLERKLGGAWFAYLLSVFSALTGLVYLLLEMGLTHMTEDSSYSLQCAVGFSGVLFGLKVVNNHYHPGGTTYILGLPVANRYTCWVELVLIHIMNPGTSFVGHLAGILVGLLYTTGPLKSLMKTFAGFVTSTGQYGGQQTYYNSSGYSGYGRPYPPNSQYGQQSFNRRHYGAPYRQQNDIPPSAPPQHPYTAGLSEDEQYEAALRASLNDRGGFTQARSSHDTYVHSNPTLEEIRRLRLQRFNS encoded by the exons ATGTGGTTGTGTATTTTAGTTGCTAATAATCCGCTATATGTGTTTCAGATGCGTAACAGACATAGGGGATCCAATCTCGGCCTGCTCCTGCTGGCCTCTCAGGTTTTCCAGCTGGGAATCGACAACATCCCACCTGTCACTCTTGCAACGTTGGGCCTGAACGTCTATTTGTTTCTGTTTCCTTTCAAACCCCTCCTACAG GCATGCTTGAGTGTTCGAGAGGCATACTGGTACAGAGACTGGAGTCGTCTGCTGCTGTCGCCGTTTCATCATGCGGATGACATGCACTTGTACTTCAACATGGCCTCGCTCCTTTGGAAGGGCATCAGACTGGAAAGGAAACTGGGAGGCGCCTGGTTTGCGTACCTGCTCTCGGTCTTCTCTGCGCTCACCGGATTGGTCTACCTGCTCCTGGAGATGGGTCTGACACACATGACAGAAGACTCATCATATAGTTTGCAGTGTGCAGTGGGCTTCTCAG GTGTTCTGTTCGGGCTGAAGGTGGTGAATAATCATTATCATCCAGGAGGGACCACATACATCCTGGGGCTGCCTGTAGCCAATCGCTACACCTGCTGGGTAGAGTTGGTCCTTATCCATATCATGAACCCTGG GACGTCATTTGTCGGACACCTGGCTGGGATCCTGGTCGGTCTGCTCTACACAACTGGACCACTAAAGAGCCTCATGAAAACCTTTGCAG GCTTTGTGACATCTACTGGGCAATATGGAGGGCAACAAACATACTACAATTCATCAG GATACAGTGGATATGGCAGGCCGTATCCACCAAACTCCCAGTATGGACAGCAGTCGTTTAATCGCAGGCACTATGGCGCCCCCTACAGGCAGCAGAATGACATACCGCCCTCTGCACCACCACAGCATCCATATACAGCAGGTCTGTCAGAAGATGAGCAGTACGAGGCAGCTCTCAGGGCCAGCCTGAATGACAGAG GTGGTTTTACGCAGGCTAGATCATCACATGACACTTATGTCCACTCAAACCCAACTCTTGAAGAGATCCGCCGGCTACGGCTTCAGAGGTTTAACAGCTGA
- the rhbdd1 gene encoding rhomboid-related protein 4 isoform X2, with protein sequence MWLCILVANNPLYVFQMRNRHRGSNLGLLLLASQVFQLGIDNIPPVTLATLGLNVYLFLFPFKPLLQACLSVREAYWYRDWSRLLLSPFHHADDMHLYFNMASLLWKGIRLERKLGGAWFAYLLSVFSALTGLVYLLLEMGLTHMTEDSSYSLQCAVGFSGVLFGLKVVNNHYHPGGTTYILGLPVANRYTCWVELVLIHIMNPGTSFVGHLAGILVGLLYTTGPLKSLMKTFAGFVTSTGQYGGQQTYYNSSGYSGYGRPYPPNSQYGQQSFNRRHYGAPYRQQNDIPPSAPPQHPYTAGGFTQARSSHDTYVHSNPTLEEIRRLRLQRFNS encoded by the exons ATGTGGTTGTGTATTTTAGTTGCTAATAATCCGCTATATGTGTTTCAGATGCGTAACAGACATAGGGGATCCAATCTCGGCCTGCTCCTGCTGGCCTCTCAGGTTTTCCAGCTGGGAATCGACAACATCCCACCTGTCACTCTTGCAACGTTGGGCCTGAACGTCTATTTGTTTCTGTTTCCTTTCAAACCCCTCCTACAG GCATGCTTGAGTGTTCGAGAGGCATACTGGTACAGAGACTGGAGTCGTCTGCTGCTGTCGCCGTTTCATCATGCGGATGACATGCACTTGTACTTCAACATGGCCTCGCTCCTTTGGAAGGGCATCAGACTGGAAAGGAAACTGGGAGGCGCCTGGTTTGCGTACCTGCTCTCGGTCTTCTCTGCGCTCACCGGATTGGTCTACCTGCTCCTGGAGATGGGTCTGACACACATGACAGAAGACTCATCATATAGTTTGCAGTGTGCAGTGGGCTTCTCAG GTGTTCTGTTCGGGCTGAAGGTGGTGAATAATCATTATCATCCAGGAGGGACCACATACATCCTGGGGCTGCCTGTAGCCAATCGCTACACCTGCTGGGTAGAGTTGGTCCTTATCCATATCATGAACCCTGG GACGTCATTTGTCGGACACCTGGCTGGGATCCTGGTCGGTCTGCTCTACACAACTGGACCACTAAAGAGCCTCATGAAAACCTTTGCAG GCTTTGTGACATCTACTGGGCAATATGGAGGGCAACAAACATACTACAATTCATCAG GATACAGTGGATATGGCAGGCCGTATCCACCAAACTCCCAGTATGGACAGCAGTCGTTTAATCGCAGGCACTATGGCGCCCCCTACAGGCAGCAGAATGACATACCGCCCTCTGCACCACCACAGCATCCATATACAGCAG GTGGTTTTACGCAGGCTAGATCATCACATGACACTTATGTCCACTCAAACCCAACTCTTGAAGAGATCCGCCGGCTACGGCTTCAGAGGTTTAACAGCTGA